In Panicum virgatum strain AP13 chromosome 5K, P.virgatum_v5, whole genome shotgun sequence, the genomic window ACGCAACGGGGACGGGATCATCGCTTCACCGCTGCCTGCGCACATGCACGAAAGCGATTATTTCGTGGATCTGACGTGGCGGCGCACGTGTCATTACGTGCGAGCAATTAAAAGGTTTTGTCACGAGTCAAGAGCGATCCGTGTAGAACACCGAAAGCTAGGAGTATTATTAGCGAGCCCTTAATCCTTGTCATGAAGACGCAACTCAACTCTTCGTGTATTTTTGGCAGGAACAATAATAAGCTAAGCCAGCTGCATGACGCGACCGCTAGGAAGATAAAAACTAACTGCTACTAGTAGCCCTAGTACAACTTGCCACTTGAAATCGATTCAGTCCTCGTTCTTTTCAAAATAATCCCTTGTCGTGTCACGTACGAGACCGCAGTGCGCGCGTGGAGGAGGGATCACTctggcggcggtcgccgttgccATCTTGGTCACATCGTCTTTGCACGGTGTCTTCCTGGCCTGGGAACGGGGATCTCCTCGTCCTTTTTTTTCCGAGGCATCTCTTCACAGGCGTCCGGCCTCGGCTCGCCTCGTGTCTGCAGCGGCGAGCCGAGTGCTCCGGGGCGGCCacttggcgccggcgccgccccaccACACACGGCGGCCCGGACGTCGGCAGGTCGGCGTGCGCCCACCTTTGCCGTGCCGTCTCCAACTCTGTCTCGTCCTCTCCGCGCGCGAGCAGaccggggcgggcgggcggtggcTCCGCAACCTAACCGCGCCACGCGCGCGCCGGGCCCCGGGAAGCGGAAACGGAAGCCGTGGCCACGACCTGGAAACCCCAGGACGCATCGGGATTGTTACACGCGGCCGACTGCCGACTCGCCCGTGCCCAGGCCCAACTCGGCGACGGCAAATTCGGCAAGGGAAGCCGAGGCATACGTACATGACGTTCCGTTGCGCGCCGCACCTTTCCGTTCCGGGGCACGCGCCCGCGGGTGACGGGCAGGGGGGATTCGCTGATAAATCCCTCCGAGGCGGTTGGGGGGTGGAGGGGAGATTGGCGGTGGAACGGTAGAGCCGAGTTGCACGCGGCCGCGCGCTAGGCAGAGGCGCAGAGCAGCCAGTTGACGCCGACGGCGGGAGGCCATGGGGAGCCCGAGCCAccagggacgcggcggcggcgggagcgaggaggagcgggaggaggaggccggggcggcgtggcggctgcGCATGGGCAGCGGCTTCCGCGTCCCGGACCGGTTCCACCgccccacgctgcagccactaaTTTTGTTTCTACGACAGCCTGGATGCTACTATAAATTCTGGGGGCAAGCAAACAGTGCAGTTTATTTAATCTTCTATCGAAAAATATGATCGCGACAAGCCTTTGCTTTCGAATGGTTGATTGATGCTACGCCTATTCTAAACTGTACCTGTCATGCGCTTCCTTTGGTTGCCTCTGCTTAGTCGTCGCTTTGCTGCACATGGTTTTCATTTAGTCACCGACTCACCGGGAACGGGAACCATGTATATGCAGCTGAATGACATAAATATCCACAAGCCTTCAGCATGCCCTACCTCCTGCCTTTAGCTGTTAAATGATGGAGCCATCGCAAGTTACTGTCACTGGTTCAGACTTACTTACCTTCAAGGCTTCTTAAAATGCATTTGTCATCTTAACCCACTGGCGTGGTAATGCTGGAACATGTGTACAGTCATGTGGTGATTTTGCTTTGCGTGCCCTTAATGAGAGCTGATGCAGGCGTGCTGAATCCTTTGGCTGAAATACTGTTCTGAAGTTACCCCTTTGGTTGTTCAATGTTTACCCTTATGTTCTGTTTTATAGTACACCACCTCATCACCTCTGACAGTTCAGCTCCTAATTTCAGGGAAGCAGAGGAAGATTGCAAAGTACTATAAGAAGCAAGAGAATCTACTGAAGGATTTCAGCGAGATGGAGACCATGAATGAACATGGTGGCTTAGATCAGAATGGTCCTTCCGAGGTGCGAGTCCATTCTACAGATTTTCTGCAATGTAGTATGCAAAAAAGCACCTAGACATTTAACGTTGTTTTTCATTGCAAGATACTGATTGAATCTTCTTCTTTGGTTCTCAGGAAGAGCTAAGGCAACTGGCAAAGAGCGAAAGATTTGCTATTAACCTGTCCAATATAATCAATCTGATCCTCTTTGTTACAAAAGTCGTTGCTTCCGCCGAAAGTTTGTCCATGGCAGTAATGGCGTCGACGCTGGACTCTCTACTGGACCTTCTGTCAGGTTTCATTCTTTGGTTTACAGTGCATGCTATGAAAAAGCCGAACAAGTACAACTACCCGATTGGGAAGAGGCGCATGCAGCCAGTGGTAAGGACCTTGTTTGTCATACTGAATTACTACTTTGGTAGATTTTGCACTGTGAATTTAAGGTGATCTCTGTTTTTGCATCACAAAAGAAAACATACGTTAGTTCTGGAAAATCGTGGTCTTGTCCATTCTTCAGAATCAGTTTACTGTCGAAGCATCTCCTTTTCGTCAGATTGAGTCTTGCACAGAAGTTTTGTTCTGAATTCCTGGATCATTCAGAGTGTCTGACTTTTGTTCTCGGCAAACTGAATAATTTGACATTTGTTGTAGGGCATAATAGTCTTCGCATCAGTAATGGGCACACTTGGCTTCCAAGTGCTGATCGAATCAGGACGCCAGCTCATCACGCAGGTACACGATTGGTTGATTACCTTTCTCACAACAGCATGGTCCAGCCGAGACAGCGCCTTCTCTTCTCTGTTTGATCGATGACGGTAACCTCGCGCAATGGCCAAACAAACAGGAGCACGCGAATTTCAAGCGCAAGCAGGAGCTCTGGATGGTCGGGAGCATGTCCTCGGTCGCGGTCGTGAAGTTCTTCCTCATGCTCTACTGCCGGACCTTCAAGAACGAGATCGTGAGGGCCTACGCGCAGGACCACTTCTTTGACGTGATCACCAACTTGGTCGGCCTGgtcgcggcgctgctcgccgtccGGTACAAATGGTGGATGGATCCCGTTGGTGCCATATTGGTGAGCAAATTTCCAGCAAAATCATTTAAACATCGTGAACTAGATTACTAAAGCAGTGCCATCAGTATAAAGTAACTGTGatctgtgattttttttttaaaaatttttgcAGATCGCGTTGTACACAATCACGACGTGGGCGCGGACGGTGCTGGAGAACGTGGGCACGCTGATCGGCaggtcggcgccggcggagtACCTGACGAAGCTGACGTACCTGATCTGGAACCACCACGAGGAGATCCGGCACATCGACACGGTGCGTGCCTACACCTTCGGCACCCACTACTTCGTGGAGGTG contains:
- the LOC120706111 gene encoding metal tolerance protein 7-like; this encodes MDEDREEVGAPAASWRLYVSDFQQMPERPKEPPFVTRVFLRSHGKQRKIAKYYKKQENLLKDFSEMETMNEHGGLDQNGPSEEELRQLAKSERFAINLSNIINLILFVTKVVASAESLSMAVMASTLDSLLDLLSGFILWFTVHAMKKPNKYNYPIGKRRMQPVGIIVFASVMGTLGFQVLIESGRQLITQEHANFKRKQELWMVGSMSSVAVVKFFLMLYCRTFKNEIVRAYAQDHFFDVITNLVGLVAALLAVRYKWWMDPVGAILIALYTITTWARTVLENVGTLIGRSAPAEYLTKLTYLIWNHHEEIRHIDTVRAYTFGTHYFVEVDIVLPGDMPLSQAHDIGESLQEKLEQLPEVERAFVHVDFEFTHRPEHKAEV